A genomic stretch from Diachasmimorpha longicaudata isolate KC_UGA_2023 chromosome 2, iyDiaLong2, whole genome shotgun sequence includes:
- the LOC135172629 gene encoding leucine-rich repeat-containing protein 15-like — protein sequence MITSIKIALIFLALSVSGEDEVCTKHKNFNICKISDTLTRVTRDYTLSQRFLLETSESITIGPKAFSNSDITALDINLRTDGLYHRRPSNSLSLSQDSFAELPTLTSLSIKNAYINSTGNSLSPLGALVRLSLIGCGIEDVPTDVLKDLPNLVDLSLRDNRLIAVRSNAFINVTNLKNLDLSRNEITDLEPGCFSGLDMLETLELSMNSFAARSGVLRGLTGLKKLVLLNAFNDDGFQPVILQDVPTVTALHLSFNKLASLQTTMFDSVPSLRELRLNGNHLLNVPDGLFRKLNSLENVDLEENAIQTIEAGAFSGLNLTTLDLSLNNIQKIRSETFRGLTINALILRKNQIDELEREAFNGLSADQIDLSQNSLEKVDAEDFSGLKVEILDLSANRIEEIASGAFNFTEIKQLFLYINPVNADGRAGWGLSDSVEVLG from the coding sequence ATGATCACATCAATTAAGATCGCTCTAATTTTCCTCGCACTATCTGTATCCGGTGAAGACGAAGTGTGCAccaaacataaaaatttcaacatttgCAAAATCTCTGATACCCTGACACGAGTGACACGTGATTACACCTTGAGCCAACGTTTCCTTTTAGAAACATCCGAGAGCATAACTATCGGTCCCAAAGCCTTCAGCAATTCGGACATAACCGCATTGGATATCAATCTCCGTACCGATGGTTTGTATCATCGAAGACCCAGCAACTCTTTGTCACTATCACAAGACTCATTTGCTGAGCTGCCCACATTGACAAGTCTCTCCATCAAAAACGCATACATCAACAGCACTGGAAATTCATTAAGTCCATTGGGTGCGCTAGTAAGGTTGAGCTTAATCGGTTGTGGAATCGAGGACGTTCCAACGGATGTGTTAAAGGACTTGCCAAATCTGGTGGATCTGTCGTTGAGAGATAATCGTCTGATTGCCGTTCGTTCAAACGCATTTATCAACGTGACAAATTTGAAGAATCTTGACTTGAGTAGAAATGAAATCACTGATCTTGAACCAGGATGTTTCAGTGGACTGGATATGCTGGAGACGTTGGAGCTGTCAATGAATTCTTTCGCCGCCAGATCGGGTGTCCTCAGGGGATTGACTGGTTTGAAAAAGCTGGTCTTGTTGAACGCTTTCAATGATGATGGATTTCAACCTGTCATACTTCAAGATGTGCCAACGGTGACAGCTCTTCATTTGAGTTTTAATAAGTTGGCTTCGCTACAGACAACAATGTTCGATAGTGTTCCTTCATTACGGGAACTTAGGTTGAATGGAAACCACTTGCTGAACGTTCCGGACGGACTTTTTAGGAAGCTTAACTCGTTGGAGAATGTCGATTTGGAAGAGAATGCAATTCAAACGATTGAAGCAGGTGCATTCTCTGGATTGAATCTCACTACTTTAGATCTGTCTCTCAATAATATACAAAAAATCCGCTCGGAAACCTTTAGGGGACTGACGATAAATGCTTTGATTCTGCGGAAGAACCAAATTGATGAACTGGAAAGAGAAGCCTTCAACGGGTTGAGTGCTGACCAGATTGATCTGAGTCAGAACAGTTTGGAAAAGGTAGATGCTGAAGACTTCTCCGGTCTTAAAGTTGAAATATTGGATTTGAGTGCAAATCGAATTGAAGAGATCGCTTCGGGAGCttttaattttactgaaatCAAGCAACTTTTCTTGTACATCAATCCTGTTAATGCTGATGGCAGAGCTGGCTGGGGCCTTTCTGATTCTGTTGAGGTTCTAGGGTGA